A window of the Syntrophothermus lipocalidus DSM 12680 genome harbors these coding sequences:
- the hypE gene encoding hydrogenase expression/formation protein HypE produces the protein MRTRKILLGHGSGGRMTQELVNSVFKKTWANPYLDQMLDGAILEVGSQRIAMTTDSFVITPLFFPGGDIGKLSVYGTVNDLVACGARPLYVSAGLIIEEGFGVEELEKIAASMSKAALEAGVQLVTGDTKVVEKGKADGIFINTTGIGIIRTEVDYRPDRIKPGDAVIVTGKVGEHGLAVLAQREGLSFSTPVTSDCQPLHRVGELLARYGQEVRCMRDPTRGGVATVLNELAQQSGTGFIVREEDIPLDPVVQGACEMLGLDALYLANEGKMVVVVAKDAAQAIVEDLRQLPESRDSAVIGYVKDEVPGLVLLETELGAHRILNMLESDQLPRIC, from the coding sequence ATGAGAACGCGAAAGATTTTGCTAGGACACGGAAGCGGGGGAAGGATGACCCAAGAACTCGTTAACAGCGTGTTTAAGAAGACGTGGGCTAACCCGTATCTCGACCAGATGCTGGATGGGGCGATTTTGGAGGTCGGTAGTCAACGCATAGCCATGACCACGGACTCCTTCGTAATAACCCCTCTGTTCTTTCCGGGGGGAGACATCGGAAAACTGTCGGTTTACGGAACGGTTAACGATCTGGTTGCGTGCGGGGCGCGGCCATTGTACGTGTCCGCGGGATTAATCATTGAAGAAGGATTCGGGGTGGAGGAGTTGGAGAAAATAGCTGCTTCCATGAGCAAAGCTGCTCTTGAGGCAGGGGTACAGTTGGTGACGGGCGATACCAAAGTAGTGGAGAAAGGGAAGGCAGATGGTATTTTCATCAACACGACCGGGATAGGAATAATAAGAACCGAAGTGGATTACCGGCCGGATCGTATTAAGCCCGGTGATGCGGTTATCGTTACGGGGAAGGTAGGAGAACACGGTTTAGCTGTGCTCGCTCAGCGGGAGGGCTTGAGTTTTTCCACCCCGGTAACCAGCGATTGCCAGCCACTGCACCGCGTGGGTGAATTGCTGGCCCGGTATGGCCAAGAGGTGAGGTGCATGCGCGATCCCACTCGGGGAGGGGTAGCCACGGTTTTAAATGAGTTGGCTCAGCAGTCAGGGACGGGGTTCATTGTCAGAGAAGAGGATATTCCGCTCGATCCGGTTGTGCAGGGAGCATGTGAAATGTTAGGGCTGGACGCGCTCTACCTAGCCAACGAGGGAAAAATGGTTGTGGTGGTTGCCAAAGACGCGGCGCAGGCTATAGTGGAAGACCTGCGCCAGCTCCCCGAAAGCAGGGATAGCGCAGTTATCGGGTATGTGAAGGATGAGGTGCCGGGACTGGTTTTATTGGAAACTGAGCTCGGAGCTCACCGTATATTGAATATGTTGGAAAGCGACCAACTCCCACGGATCTGCTAG
- the hypD gene encoding hydrogenase formation protein HypD: protein MRNSKEYAERLLADIKREKREVSLMEVCGTHTVAIARSGLRSLVPPNLKLLSGPGCPVCVTAQSDIDAVIELARRPGVILVTFGDMMRVPGSESSLQEEKARGADVRVVYSPSDALEIARQNPERETVFLGIGFETTAPAVALTIEQAAASGLANFSVWSLHKLVGPALDAVFSDESVKVDGLICPGHVSAVTGVKPYEPVVSRYHKPCVITGFETLDILEGIWLLLRQLNQGVAEIEIQYRRIVRPEGNPLAQAAIERVFTATDASWRGLGIIPASGLAIREEYGAWDAQRRFDIPEGKERIIKGCRCGDVLRGVITPYECPLFGQACTPVKPVGPCMVSQEGACAAYYRYGRSHRL, encoded by the coding sequence ATGCGCAACTCTAAGGAATACGCTGAACGTTTGTTAGCAGACATAAAAAGAGAGAAACGTGAAGTCTCATTGATGGAGGTGTGTGGTACTCATACCGTGGCCATTGCCAGAAGTGGGCTGAGAAGCCTGGTCCCTCCTAACCTGAAGCTGCTTTCAGGTCCGGGCTGTCCGGTGTGTGTCACCGCCCAATCTGACATCGATGCTGTTATCGAACTGGCGCGACGACCAGGGGTCATACTGGTCACTTTCGGTGATATGATGAGGGTTCCGGGGTCGGAAAGTTCCTTGCAGGAGGAGAAGGCACGAGGGGCAGACGTGCGGGTGGTGTACTCTCCCTCGGACGCCCTGGAGATCGCCCGCCAGAACCCGGAACGGGAAACGGTGTTTCTGGGCATAGGTTTTGAAACCACAGCTCCGGCCGTAGCCCTGACCATCGAGCAGGCGGCTGCGTCTGGTTTGGCCAACTTTTCTGTTTGGTCGCTGCACAAGCTGGTGGGGCCAGCCTTGGACGCGGTTTTTTCCGACGAGTCGGTTAAAGTCGACGGGCTCATCTGTCCAGGACACGTTTCGGCCGTAACCGGAGTAAAGCCGTACGAGCCGGTCGTCTCCCGTTACCACAAGCCTTGCGTGATAACCGGATTCGAAACCTTGGATATCCTGGAGGGTATATGGCTGCTTTTGCGCCAGTTAAACCAGGGGGTAGCGGAGATCGAGATACAGTACCGGCGAATCGTGCGGCCGGAGGGTAACCCGCTAGCCCAGGCGGCCATCGAACGCGTGTTCACTGCAACGGATGCTAGCTGGCGGGGCTTAGGGATCATACCGGCCAGCGGTCTTGCGATCAGGGAAGAATACGGGGCATGGGATGCGCAGCGCAGATTCGACATTCCTGAGGGAAAAGAGCGGATCATTAAAGGATGCAGGTGCGGGGATGTATTACGCGGTGTGATCACGCCCTATGAGTGTCCGTTGTTCGGCCAGGCCTGCACCCCAGTCAAGCCGGTGGGACCTTGCATGGTTTCACAGGAAGGGGCTTGTGCCGCGTATTATCGCTACGGCCGCAGCCACAGATTGTAA
- a CDS encoding YqeG family HAD IIIA-type phosphatase, protein MFKILHPDMCVNSVLDIPVEELRQNRITSFILDLDNTMTEWNSNEVRPEIIAWVDKLKETGGKACIVSNNKESRVKAVAHILDIPYVCRAGKPLRRAFRRALEQVGSLPEETSVVGDQVFTDVLGGNLMGMLTILVSPLNPREFFGTRIFLRNLERLVRRPKMKIESRTL, encoded by the coding sequence GTGTTTAAGATATTGCACCCAGATATGTGTGTAAATTCGGTTTTAGACATTCCGGTGGAAGAGCTGCGACAGAACCGTATAACCTCGTTTATTTTGGATCTTGACAACACCATGACGGAATGGAACAGCAACGAGGTAAGGCCAGAGATTATAGCCTGGGTGGATAAGCTTAAGGAAACGGGTGGCAAGGCTTGTATAGTCTCTAACAATAAGGAAAGCAGGGTGAAGGCTGTAGCTCATATTTTGGACATTCCGTACGTTTGCCGTGCCGGGAAGCCTCTGCGGCGGGCTTTTCGGAGGGCTCTGGAGCAAGTAGGTTCTCTACCTGAGGAGACTTCAGTAGTGGGGGATCAGGTGTTTACAGATGTCTTGGGAGGAAACTTGATGGGGATGCTAACCATACTAGTGTCTCCCCTCAACCCGCGGGAGTTCTTCGGTACGAGGATTTTCCTAAGAAACTTGGAAAGGTTAGTAAGGAGACCAAAGATGAAAATAGAAAGCCGTACTCTCTAA
- a CDS encoding HypC/HybG/HupF family hydrogenase formation chaperone: MCLGVPGRVEEILENDRARVDVSGNSLEISIRLTPEVKVGQYVLIHAGFAMQIVDEAWAKETLGLLEELRQYAQL, encoded by the coding sequence GTGTGTTTAGGCGTTCCAGGAAGGGTAGAAGAAATACTGGAGAACGATAGGGCGAGGGTCGATGTGAGCGGGAACTCGCTGGAAATCAGCATCAGGCTTACCCCCGAGGTGAAGGTGGGTCAGTATGTGCTTATTCACGCGGGGTTTGCCATGCAGATAGTAGACGAAGCCTGGGCTAAGGAAACCCTGGGCCTACTGGAGGAGCTTCGGCAATATGCGCAACTCTAA
- the sigK gene encoding RNA polymerase sporulation sigma factor SigK, which yields MTILGWALAIFSLTKGMLMLFSYLNNLVFPHPLSEEEERIYLEKTREGDEEAKHILIEHNLRLVAHVIKKFEGTGEDTEDLISIGTIGLIKAINTFDYARGTRLATYAARCIENEVLMWFRNSRKVKQEVSIYEPIGYDKEGNEITFLDILTTDNEIVDVVETRLQEEKIRQKLGALSKRERQVIEMRYGLFSGLKATQREIARKLGISRSYVSRIEKRALKKLIREINLDVLSV from the coding sequence ATGACCATCCTGGGGTGGGCTCTGGCTATATTTTCTTTAACGAAGGGCATGTTGATGCTCTTTTCTTATCTCAATAACCTGGTTTTTCCCCACCCGCTAAGCGAGGAAGAGGAAAGGATTTATTTAGAAAAGACCAGGGAAGGAGATGAGGAGGCAAAGCACATCCTCATAGAGCACAATTTGCGCCTCGTAGCCCACGTGATCAAGAAGTTCGAGGGCACAGGGGAGGACACGGAAGACCTCATCTCTATTGGAACCATCGGTCTTATCAAAGCCATCAACACTTTCGACTATGCGAGGGGGACCCGGCTCGCTACTTATGCAGCCCGTTGTATTGAAAACGAGGTGCTGATGTGGTTTCGTAATAGCAGGAAAGTTAAGCAGGAAGTTTCTATTTATGAGCCTATAGGATATGATAAGGAAGGGAACGAGATTACATTCCTGGATATCTTGACTACGGACAACGAGATAGTCGATGTTGTAGAAACCAGGCTACAGGAAGAAAAGATAAGGCAGAAATTGGGGGCCTTGAGCAAGCGGGAGCGCCAGGTTATCGAAATGCGCTACGGGTTGTTTTCAGGCCTCAAAGCTACCCAACGTGAAATAGCCAGAAAACTAGGAATTTCTCGCTCCTATGTTTCGCGTATAGAAAAACGAGCCTTAAAAAAGCTCATACGGGAAATTAACCTGGATGTTCTTTCAGTTTAG
- the hypF gene encoding carbamoyltransferase HypF, whose translation MQEEVKGFRIRITGIVQGVGFRPHVYRLACENGITGWVLNSSNGVLIEAEGRSESLRDFARRLVAEPPPLAVIKTCEVEEIDAQGFASFTIRHSQNESEKAVMISPDIAVCPDCKREVTDPEDRRYRYPFTNCTNCGPRFTIIKDVPYDRDKTTMAPFPMCEDCRREYEDPRHRRFHAQPNACPVCGPKLWVWDADGQEVDEEPIELLKRGYIVAVKGLGGFHLAADAKNRDAVRSLRHRKKREAKPFAVMARDIEAARRYCHINPVEEQWLTSPAAPIVILERNWDGLLPDELIHPGIDTIGVMLPYTPLHYLLFDGELDLLIMTSANITDEPLIIDNSEALFKLRGVADYFIVHDREIYNPCDDSVMRVTPIGTPQFVRRARGFVPRGIKLPGETRPVLALGGELKNTFCMTRGDEAFLSQHWGDLNNYSNWVKFVEGIPRFKRMLAVEPEVIAHDMHPDYQTTIWALKQEGVERVAIQHHYAHLASCMAENGLEGEALGLVCDGTGWGTDGAIWGFEFLKGDRRSFTRLGHLRYVPLPGGDATSKRPYRMALVYLLEALGDQGCEMARRYLPAVTEEEIEILGHQVRKRGNVMRTSSCGRLFDAVSAFLGVCYVNRYEGQAAVELEAVADTKATGCYPYFLERQDGVWQLDVLPMWAEMMKDRENGKDSREMAMKFHLTLVAAMTDALNRMRDDIGLEQVVLSGGVFHNQILLEKVSEQLREQGFQVYQHTQVPPGDGGISLGQAYVASEVKR comes from the coding sequence ATGCAGGAGGAAGTAAAGGGTTTTCGAATTCGTATCACAGGGATAGTTCAAGGGGTCGGGTTTCGGCCCCACGTGTACCGTCTGGCCTGTGAAAACGGCATAACAGGGTGGGTCCTAAATTCTTCTAACGGGGTATTGATCGAGGCGGAAGGGCGTTCCGAGTCTCTTCGTGATTTTGCACGCAGACTGGTCGCAGAACCACCGCCTTTGGCGGTTATCAAGACCTGCGAGGTCGAGGAGATAGATGCGCAAGGCTTTGCCAGCTTTACCATCAGGCATAGTCAAAATGAATCGGAGAAAGCGGTCATGATATCGCCCGACATTGCTGTCTGCCCGGACTGCAAGAGGGAAGTAACGGACCCCGAAGACCGTAGGTACCGATACCCTTTTACGAACTGTACTAACTGCGGCCCTCGTTTCACTATCATCAAAGACGTGCCTTACGACCGGGATAAAACTACGATGGCTCCGTTTCCCATGTGCGAAGACTGCCGCCGGGAATACGAAGACCCGAGACACCGGCGTTTTCATGCCCAGCCTAACGCTTGTCCGGTGTGCGGGCCCAAGCTCTGGGTTTGGGATGCCGATGGCCAGGAGGTCGACGAGGAACCGATTGAACTCTTAAAGAGGGGGTATATAGTGGCGGTAAAGGGGCTGGGAGGGTTCCACCTGGCCGCCGATGCTAAGAATCGCGATGCGGTTAGGAGCCTAAGGCACCGCAAGAAGCGAGAGGCCAAACCTTTCGCGGTGATGGCCAGGGACATTGAAGCGGCCCGCCGGTACTGCCACATAAACCCAGTCGAAGAGCAGTGGTTAACTTCGCCTGCGGCTCCCATTGTCATACTGGAGAGGAACTGGGACGGGCTTTTGCCTGACGAGCTGATTCATCCCGGCATAGACACCATAGGGGTTATGCTGCCGTATACCCCCCTTCACTACCTGCTGTTCGACGGCGAGTTGGACCTTTTGATAATGACCAGCGCGAACATCACAGACGAACCCTTGATTATCGATAATAGCGAGGCCCTGTTCAAGCTGCGGGGGGTAGCCGACTATTTTATCGTGCACGACCGGGAGATCTATAACCCTTGCGACGATTCGGTGATGAGGGTTACGCCCATAGGGACTCCCCAGTTCGTGCGCCGGGCCCGCGGCTTTGTACCGCGGGGAATAAAACTGCCGGGTGAAACCCGTCCGGTGTTGGCGCTCGGTGGTGAACTGAAGAATACGTTCTGCATGACCAGAGGGGACGAGGCGTTTTTGAGCCAGCACTGGGGGGACTTGAATAATTATTCCAACTGGGTTAAGTTTGTTGAGGGCATACCGCGCTTTAAAAGAATGCTGGCGGTTGAACCGGAGGTTATCGCCCATGATATGCATCCCGATTACCAGACCACGATTTGGGCTCTGAAACAGGAGGGGGTTGAAAGGGTTGCCATACAGCACCACTACGCGCATCTGGCCTCCTGCATGGCTGAGAACGGCCTGGAAGGTGAGGCCTTGGGCTTGGTTTGTGACGGAACCGGCTGGGGGACTGATGGTGCCATTTGGGGTTTCGAATTTCTGAAAGGAGACCGCCGTTCTTTCACCCGCCTCGGCCACTTGCGCTACGTTCCTTTGCCTGGCGGGGATGCGACGAGTAAACGACCGTACCGGATGGCTCTGGTTTACCTGCTGGAGGCTTTGGGCGACCAGGGCTGCGAGATGGCGAGACGGTACTTGCCTGCCGTGACAGAGGAAGAGATAGAGATTTTGGGTCATCAGGTGCGAAAAAGAGGTAATGTCATGAGGACCTCGTCTTGCGGGCGTCTATTCGATGCGGTTTCGGCTTTTCTGGGGGTTTGCTACGTAAACCGGTACGAAGGACAGGCTGCGGTGGAATTGGAAGCTGTTGCCGATACCAAAGCAACAGGGTGTTATCCGTATTTTCTTGAGAGGCAGGACGGGGTTTGGCAGCTAGATGTTCTTCCAATGTGGGCAGAAATGATGAAAGACCGGGAGAACGGGAAAGATTCCAGGGAGATGGCCATGAAATTCCACTTGACCTTGGTTGCTGCGATGACCGATGCTTTGAATAGGATGAGAGATGATATCGGCCTGGAGCAGGTAGTGTTGAGCGGCGGGGTTTTTCACAATCAGATATTATTGGAAAAGGTGTCGGAGCAGTTGAGGGAGCAAGGTTTCCAAGTTTACCAACATACCCAGGTTCCACCCGGGGATGGGGGCATATCCCTGGGGCAGGCCTACGTTGCGAGCGAGGTGAAACGATAG